The stretch of DNA CGCTGGGGTCGAGGACCTCGAGGATTGCGTTCCTGACTATGAAGGCGTAGTCCTTCGAGGGGACCTCTGAGAGCCACAGCGGTATCGATGCCACGCCGCCCGCCGCTTTGGCGCTCGAGACCACAGTGGAGCCCACCCTCACCCTCGCCGTCCAGCCGTCCGGTAGGCCCGTCACGTTCACGAACCAGGGCCTAGCGTCCACCGAGACGACAAGGTTGTCGAACCTGACGGTGAGCGCCCCGCTGACCCAGTAGGCGCCCAGCCCTGGGTACACGGGATGAACGCTCTTGTCTCCGTCTGACACCTTGCGCGAGCCGTTGCTCCAGAGCTCGATGGCGTCGCTATCGCTGTCGTAGAAGCCTACCAGGTCGTACCAGACCCCGCTCTGGAAGGAGCCGTGCTCGCTGCTTATGGGGTGCCAGTTTCCGACGAAGCGGTATATGCTGTAGTAGCCTGAGGAGTCGAGGGACCACTCGTAGAACTTCTTGTAGTCGCTCTCTCCGTACACTACTCCTGCCCGGCCGGAGCCTCCGGTGAAGCTCACCAGGGCCGCCACGTACACCTTCCCCGTCAGCTGCTGGGAGGTGTAAGTTAGCAGGCACTCTCCATCGTAGCTGCTGGGGTTGCTGCTCGCGGTGACGTAGAGGAGCTTGTCTGTGCTGTCGTGCTGCCAGCTGCAGGAGAGGGGTGTGAGATTTGAGTTGATGGGGTCGGCGTCGAAGGTGTCGTAGTACACGGCCGCCCTTCTTGGGCCCGCGAGCAGGGGTTGCGTGACGGTGACTATCATGCTCCGGCTGTCGTCGTAGCTGTTCGTGGCTAGGTTGAGCACGGCTATTGTCCAGGTGTAGGTGCTGGGGGTTGTGGGGAGTGTTACCTGTAGCTGTGCCTGTGCCTGCGAGCCGGGTGGTATGGTTAGTGCTGTGGAGTTCACTAGGCCTCCGCTGCTGTCCCGCACCTCCACCCTAGCGTCGCCCTGCAGGTCCCCGGTGTTCGCGACAGTGACGCTGACGAGGGCCTTCGAGCCCGGTGGGCCTGAGACGCTGCCAGTGCTGCTCGCTATCGCGAAGCGCGCCGGCTGAAGGGCTGTGACGGCGATTGCCTTGGAGTCGTCGTAGCTGCCTGTGGCTGGGTTCTTGACCTTGAGTGTCCAGGTGTATGTGCCCCTCGCCGCGGGGAGCGTGACGGCGAGGCTGGCGGTCTGGGGCGCGGCGGGGGGTACTGAGAGCTGGGTCGCGTTGACGAGGTTGCTGTTGTGGTCGTAGACCTCCACCACCGCCACGCCCGCCTGCTGGCCGGTGTTGTTCACCTTAACCACCAGAAACTGCCTCGAGCCCACCGCGCCGCTGATGCTTGAGTTGT from Infirmifilum sp. NZ encodes:
- a CDS encoding COG1470 family protein; protein product: MERGVSPVLASLLLVLVAVAAGVLAYLFISGFRPSVSGARPLLKVEGVGFEGGLVLYVRNIGETREVLDAVYVYDSSGRLVWHAGGLNLTAQPGQLVLVRLDLASLKPGERYTVTVAGASGVVSPGFSFMYTGAGGIAYATLLVYVYPPGSGSTDPAPGRYVYPAGSRVRVSASPAAGYAFSGWLLNGSALSTSPVVEVVVAGVVNLTAVFQPLQPPRFSILSYNSSISGAVGSRQFLVVKVNNTGQQAGVAVVEVYDHNSNLVNATQLSVPPAAPQTASLAVTLPAARGTYTWTLKVKNPATGSYDDSKAIAVTALQPARFAIASSTGSVSGPPGSKALVSVTVANTGDLQGDARVEVRDSSGGLVNSTALTIPPGSQAQAQLQVTLPTTPSTYTWTIAVLNLATNSYDDSRSMIVTVTQPLLAGPRRAAVYYDTFDADPINSNLTPLSCSWQHDSTDKLLYVTASSNPSSYDGECLLTYTSQQLTGKVYVAALVSFTGGSGRAGVVYGESDYKKFYEWSLDSSGYYSIYRFVGNWHPISSEHGSFQSGVWYDLVGFYDSDSDAIELWSNGSRKVSDGDKSVHPVYPGLGAYWVSGALTVRFDNLVVSVDARPWFVNVTGLPDGWTARVRVGSTVVSSAKAAGGVASIPLWLSEVPSKDYAFIVRNAILEVLDPSGTTAATLGPADIVGGDVYTYG